One stretch of Prunus persica cultivar Lovell chromosome G1, Prunus_persica_NCBIv2, whole genome shotgun sequence DNA includes these proteins:
- the LOC109946240 gene encoding protein DEHYDRATION-INDUCED 19 homolog 4-like: protein MESDNSWSSLFSSSSSRRYQSRSGHFSQTTPDLFAHDETDGDDELKAEFLCPFCAEDFDVVGLCCHIDEEHPVEAKNGVCPVCSKRVGANLVSHITTQHGSLLKVQRKRKFRRGSNSTFSLLRKELREGSLQALLGGSSFLVSSNTEADPLLSSFIYNPPTVDEDVSAQPRPSVETSFVKESTKEEFSERTVQQPPLSHKDQEEKGRKCEFVRGLLMSTILDDL, encoded by the exons ATGGAGTCTGATAATTCGTGGAGCAGTCTCTTCTCGAGCTCTTCGTCGAGGCGGTACCAATCTCGATCCGGTCACTTTTCCCAAACTACCCCAG ATCTGTTTGCGCACGACGAAACTGATGGAGACGATGAGTTAAAGGCCGAGTTTTTGTGCCCTTTTTGCGCCGAGGATTTCGATGTTGTTGGGCTTTGTTGCCACATCGATGAGGAACATCCGGTGGAGGCTAAGAACGGG gtCTGTCCAGTTTGTTCCAAAAGGGTGGGAGCAAACCTTGTGAGCCATATTACCACGCAACATGGGAGTTTATTAAAG GTTCAGCGCAAGAGGAAATTTCGCAGGGGATCCAATtcaacattttctttattaaggAAAGAGCTTCGAGAAGGAAGTTTACAAGCCCTTCTCGGAGGTTCTTCTTTCCTTGTTTCTTCAAACACGGAAGCTGATCCTTTGCTGTCTTCCTTTATATATAACCCTCCCACAGTTGATGAGGATGTGAGCGCACAACCCCGTCCTTCAGTCGAAACTTCTTTTGTAAAGGAAAGCACGAAGGAAGAGTTCTCGGAAAG AACCGTGCAACAACCACCGTTATCACATAAGgaccaagaagaaaaggggCGGAAGTGTGAGTTTGTTCGAGGATTGCTGATGTCCACCATCCTTGATGACTTATGA
- the LOC18791300 gene encoding protein DEHYDRATION-INDUCED 19 homolog 4, which produces MCIKMESDNSWSSLFSSSSSRRYQSRSGHFSQTTPDLFAHDETDGDDELKAEFLCPFCAEDFDVVGLCCHIDEEHPVEAKNGVCPVCAKRVGANLVSHITTQHGSLLKVQRKRKFRRGSNSTFSILRKELREGSLQALLGGSSFLVSSNTEADPLLSSFIYNPPTVDEDVSAQPDPLVEASFVKESTKEEFSERIVQQPPLSHKDQEEKARKCEFVQGLLMSTILDDL; this is translated from the exons ATGTGTATCAAGATGGAGTCTGATAATTCGTGGAGCAGTCTCTTCTCGAGCTCTTCGTCGAGGCGGTACCAATCTCGATCCGGTCACTTTTCCCAAACTACCCCAG ATCTGTTTGCGCACGACGAAACTGATGGAGACGATGAGTTAAAGGCCGAGTTTTTGTGCCCTTTTTGCGCCGAGGATTTTGATGTTGTTGGGCTTTGTTGCCACATCGATGAGGAACATCCGGTGGAGGCTAAGAACGGG GTCTGTCCAGTTTGTGCCAAAAGGGTGGGAGCAAACCTTGTGAGCCATATTACCACGCAACATGGGAGTTTGTTAAAG GTTCAGCGCAAGAGGAAATTTCGCAGGGGATCTAATTCAACATTTTCTATATTAAGGAAAGAGCTGCGAGAAGGAAGTTTACAAGCCCTTCTCGGAGGTTCTTCTTTCCTTGTTTCTTCAAACACGGAAGCTGATCCTTTGCTGTCTTCCTTTATTTATAACCCACCCACAGTTGATGAGGATGTGAGCGCACAACCCGATCCTTTAGTCGAAGCTTCTTTTGTAAAGGAAAGCACAAAGGAAGAGTTCTCGGAAAG AATCGTGCAACAACCACCGCTATCGCATAAGGACCAAGAAGAGAAGGCGCGGAAGTGTGAGTTTGTTCAAGGATTGCTGATGTCCACCATCCTTGATGACTTATGA
- the LOC18791558 gene encoding exonuclease DPD1, chloroplastic/mitochondrial, protein MRTCSMCYSNLQIPKLGLQSPSLGLTSLGRRATITTISQPLLECFRSIQYSDAPAKILDNQFLKHFVKVFGLDLETTGLSRKEGRIVEIAVRDLHGGKNSCFQTLVNPEQHVPNSHIHGITTDMVTHSGVPRMAELIPILVEYIKSRQVPGGHVILAAHNARCFDVPFLLKEFSCCSFDVPPDWLFLDTLALARELRKLHGSKALPKISLQGLREFYRIPLKGSNHRAMSDVNVLSSILPNMTFDLKLGVDDLLQRTFKASACNITRIRT, encoded by the exons ATGAGGACATGCTCCATGTGCTATTCGAACTTGCAAATACCAAAGTTGGGACTTCAGTCACCTTCTCTTGGATTAACATCTTTAGGCAGAAGAGCAACAATAACCACCATAAGTCAACCACTTTTAGAATGCTTCAGAAGCATACAATACTCTGATGCTCCAGCAAAGATTTTGGACAACCAATTTTTaaagcattttgtgaaagtATTTGGTCTGGATCTTGAAACCACTGGACTTTCCAGAAAGGAAGGACGGATTGTTGAAATTGCAGTCCGGGATCTTCATGGAGGCAAGAACAGTTGTTTCCAAACCCTGGTAAACCCCGAACAACATGTTCCAAATTCTCATATCCATGGTATAACAACCGACATGGTGACACATTCAGGTGTCCCAAG GATGGCGGAGTTGATTCCAATCCTTGTCGAATACATCAAAAGCCGCCAAGTACCCGGAGGGCATGTTATACTTGCAGCTCACAATGCACGCTGTTTCGATGTACCATTTTTGCTCAAGGAATTCAGCTGCTGCTCATTTGATGTTCCTCCTGACTGGTTGTTTCTTGACACCCTTGCTCTGGCTCGAGAGTTGAGGAAGTTACATG GATCAAAGGCTCTTCCAAAGATCTCACTTCAGGGACTTCGTGAGTTCTATAGGATCCCTCTAAAGGGTTCAAATCACAGGGCCATGTCAGATGTAAATGTGCTATCATCTATACTTCCCAACATGACTTTTGACCTGAAGCTTGGTGTCGATGACCTTTTGCAGAGGACTTTTAAGGCATCGGCCTGCAACATTACGCGAATAAGAACATGA